A single region of the Actinoplanes sp. SE50/110 genome encodes:
- the pnuC gene encoding nicotinamide riboside transporter PnuC, with product MIDGLNSVALTAFGVGTTWAEVLGFLTGLLNVWLLVRQHVLNWPLGILNVLLLMLVFGTAGLYADMGLQVVYVILGLYGWWAWLRGGADHTALVVRPTTRAEWLALAVAGVLLTGGLWLFLDRLTGSTVPLADAVTTALSLLATYGQTRKLVESWWLWIAADLIYIPLYCYKELWLTAILYVAFLALCVAGLRSWRRAVTA from the coding sequence GTGATCGATGGGTTGAACAGTGTCGCGCTGACCGCCTTCGGCGTCGGCACCACCTGGGCCGAGGTGCTCGGTTTCCTCACCGGCCTGCTGAACGTCTGGCTGCTGGTCCGGCAGCACGTCCTGAACTGGCCGCTCGGCATCCTCAACGTGCTGCTGCTGATGCTGGTCTTCGGCACGGCCGGGTTGTACGCCGACATGGGCCTGCAGGTGGTGTACGTGATCCTCGGCCTGTACGGCTGGTGGGCGTGGCTTCGCGGCGGTGCGGACCACACCGCACTGGTGGTGCGGCCCACCACCCGGGCGGAGTGGCTGGCGCTGGCCGTCGCCGGGGTGCTGCTGACCGGTGGGTTGTGGCTCTTCCTGGACCGGCTGACCGGGTCCACGGTGCCGCTGGCGGATGCGGTGACCACCGCGTTGTCACTGCTGGCGACGTATGGGCAGACCCGCAAGCTGGTGGAGAGCTGGTGGCTGTGGATCGCGGCGGATCTGATCTACATCCCGCTCTACTGCTACAAGGAGCTCTGGCTGACCGCGATCCTCTATGTGGCGTTCCTCGCCCTCTGTGTGGCCGGGCTGCGGTCCTGGCGGCGGGCGGTGACCGCGTGA
- a CDS encoding AAA family ATPase: protein MRFRHGLIVGKFYPPHAGHHALIEAAAAACDRVTVVVAPSSRESIPLAVRLEWLRAAHGPDVRFAGVYDDHPIDYADPAVWDLHMVVFRDAVGAEPVDAVFSSEAYGAELARRFGAVAVPVDPDRRRVPISGSAIRADPIAHWAHLGPGPRAWLARRVIVVGAESTGTTTTARALARHYRTRGGVWASTGWVPEFGRELTGRKLAALRRVRPEATVFDVTWDRDDFITVAVEQAAAEDAVAAAGSPVVFGDTDAFATTIWEERYLGSTSAKVGELVRDPDLYLLTDDAGVPFEDDGLRDGEHLRRWMTGRFRAELAARDVPWIELTGGYRERLTTAIRAVDRLLAAGWRFAPPLSPAGQAAEG, encoded by the coding sequence GTGAGGTTCCGGCACGGACTGATCGTCGGCAAGTTCTATCCGCCGCACGCCGGGCACCACGCCCTGATCGAGGCGGCCGCCGCGGCCTGCGACCGGGTGACCGTGGTGGTCGCGCCGTCGTCGCGGGAGAGCATCCCGCTGGCGGTGCGCCTGGAGTGGCTGCGCGCGGCGCACGGGCCGGACGTCCGGTTCGCCGGGGTCTACGACGATCACCCGATCGACTATGCCGACCCGGCCGTCTGGGACCTGCACATGGTGGTCTTCCGGGACGCGGTCGGCGCCGAGCCGGTGGACGCGGTGTTCTCCTCCGAGGCGTACGGAGCGGAGCTGGCCCGCCGGTTCGGTGCCGTCGCCGTGCCGGTCGACCCGGACCGCCGCCGGGTGCCGATCTCCGGCAGCGCGATCCGCGCCGACCCGATCGCGCACTGGGCGCACCTCGGGCCGGGTCCGCGGGCCTGGCTGGCCCGCCGGGTGATCGTGGTCGGCGCCGAGTCGACCGGGACCACCACGACGGCCCGGGCCCTGGCCCGGCACTACCGGACCCGGGGCGGGGTCTGGGCGTCGACCGGCTGGGTGCCGGAGTTCGGCCGGGAACTGACCGGGCGCAAGCTCGCCGCCCTGCGCCGGGTCCGGCCCGAGGCGACCGTCTTCGACGTCACCTGGGACCGCGACGACTTCATCACCGTGGCCGTGGAGCAGGCCGCCGCCGAGGACGCGGTGGCCGCCGCGGGCTCGCCGGTGGTGTTCGGCGACACCGACGCGTTCGCCACCACGATCTGGGAGGAGCGCTATCTCGGCAGCACCTCGGCGAAGGTCGGCGAGCTGGTCCGCGATCCCGACCTCTATCTGCTCACCGATGACGCCGGGGTGCCGTTCGAGGATGACGGGCTGCGCGACGGGGAGCATCTGCGGCGGTGGATGACCGGGCGGTTCCGCGCCGAGCTGGCCGCGCGGGACGTGCCGTGGATCGAGCTGACCGGCGGCTACCGGGAGCGGCTGACGACCGCGATCCGGGCGGTGGACCGGCTGCTGGCCGCCGGCTGGCGGTTCGCACCGCCGCTAAGCCCGGCCGGGCAGGCCGCCGAAGGGTAG
- a CDS encoding MFS transporter produces MTTNSVQTEIQATDTPYRYRWIVLFVILAVEVMDLLDSLVTTIAGPVIRSELGGSYSLIQWLGAAYTLSMAIGLLTGGRLGDIYGRRRMFLIGAAGFTLASLACALAPMPGFLLGARAVQGLFGALMLPQGLGMLREMFAPAERAKAFGAFGPVMGLSSVGGPILAGWLVDADYFDSGWRMIFFINLPLGIFAVFGALRFLPESRLDRAPRLDWLGVLFAAGGAFLLLYPLVQGRELGWPAWTFAMLAVGVLAFGLFAVYEARRDKRGLDPLVTPSLFRKRAFTGGLALGLMFFASLIGTSLVFTFYLQIGLGYTPLKAGLTTLPQALGMVAGFIVAGAGLAEKLGRKLLQLGTIVMVIGTGVFAATIHWAGSGITPWHLIPALLLLGIGMGLAMAPFFGIVLAGVDDEESGSASGAITSVQQLGGAFGIAVLGTIFFALLPGAVGHHVDTSADRLRATLSTAGVPADAQPAVIAGLRTCLTDRVAETNPDVVPPSCHSDAAGPDLSQYVGEQVRAGFEDTTVRTSAVTLILLLAAFGLTFLMPLQGRPEGEGH; encoded by the coding sequence GTGACAACGAACAGTGTTCAAACAGAAATCCAGGCGACCGACACGCCGTATCGATATCGTTGGATCGTCCTCTTCGTGATCCTCGCGGTCGAGGTGATGGACCTGCTGGACTCGCTGGTCACCACGATCGCCGGCCCGGTCATCCGATCCGAGCTCGGCGGGTCGTACAGCCTGATCCAGTGGCTCGGCGCCGCGTACACCCTGTCCATGGCCATCGGCCTGCTCACCGGCGGCCGGCTCGGCGACATCTACGGCCGCCGCCGGATGTTCCTGATCGGCGCGGCCGGCTTCACCCTCGCCTCGCTCGCCTGCGCGCTCGCCCCGATGCCCGGCTTCCTGCTCGGCGCCCGCGCGGTGCAGGGCCTGTTCGGCGCGCTGATGTTGCCGCAGGGCCTGGGCATGCTGCGCGAGATGTTCGCCCCGGCCGAGCGCGCCAAGGCGTTCGGCGCGTTCGGCCCGGTGATGGGCCTGTCCTCGGTCGGCGGTCCGATCCTGGCCGGCTGGCTGGTCGACGCCGACTACTTCGACTCCGGCTGGCGGATGATCTTCTTCATCAACCTGCCGCTCGGCATCTTCGCCGTTTTCGGCGCGCTGCGGTTCCTGCCCGAGTCGCGGCTCGACCGGGCGCCGCGGCTCGACTGGCTCGGCGTGCTGTTCGCCGCCGGTGGCGCGTTCCTGCTGCTCTACCCCCTGGTGCAGGGCCGCGAGCTGGGCTGGCCGGCGTGGACCTTCGCGATGCTGGCGGTCGGCGTGCTGGCCTTCGGCCTGTTCGCGGTCTACGAGGCGCGGCGCGACAAGCGCGGCCTCGACCCGCTGGTCACCCCGAGCCTGTTCCGCAAGCGCGCCTTCACCGGCGGTCTGGCCCTGGGCCTGATGTTCTTCGCCTCGCTGATCGGCACCAGCCTGGTCTTCACCTTCTACCTGCAGATCGGGCTGGGCTACACCCCGCTCAAGGCCGGCCTGACCACGCTGCCGCAGGCACTGGGCATGGTGGCCGGTTTCATCGTGGCCGGCGCCGGGCTGGCCGAGAAGCTCGGCCGCAAACTGCTGCAGCTCGGCACCATCGTGATGGTGATCGGCACGGGGGTCTTCGCCGCCACCATCCACTGGGCCGGCTCCGGCATCACGCCGTGGCACCTGATCCCGGCCCTGCTGCTGCTCGGCATCGGCATGGGCCTGGCGATGGCGCCGTTCTTCGGCATCGTGCTGGCCGGCGTCGACGACGAGGAGAGCGGCTCGGCCTCCGGGGCGATCACCTCGGTGCAGCAGCTCGGTGGGGCGTTCGGCATCGCGGTGCTCGGCACGATCTTCTTCGCCCTGTTGCCCGGCGCGGTCGGGCACCACGTGGACACCTCGGCGGACCGGCTGCGGGCCACGCTGAGCACCGCCGGCGTGCCGGCCGACGCTCAGCCGGCGGTGATCGCCGGGCTGCGGACCTGCCTCACCGACCGGGTGGCCGAGACCAATCCGGACGTGGTGCCGCCCTCCTGCCACTCGGACGCGGCCGGGCCGGATCTGTCGCAGTACGTCGGCGAGCAGGTGCGCGCCGGCTTCGAGGACACCACCGTACGTACCTCCGCCGTGACCTTGATCTTGTTGTTGGCGGCTTTCGGGCTCACCTTCCTGATGCCGTTGCAGGGCAGGCCGGAGGGCGAGGGCCACTAG
- a CDS encoding TetR/AcrR family transcriptional regulator: MKTSPWSPLPDKRPARVQLDREQIIDAALRIVDAEGVEAVSTRRVAAEFGTGPSSLYAHVSNKDELLRLMFDRVCGEIDLPTPDPARWAEQIRQMMCQVHEVLLGHNDLARVALASIPNGPNALRCSEWMIGLLIEGGVSPRTAAWALDRIFLYVTTDAYEISIWVTQLRHLELPQDEVEKQVKGEMAKHFEDLPADRFPYLRTHAAAMTSGTSQERFEFGLDLLIDGLTRSVGKG, from the coding sequence ATGAAGACCTCGCCCTGGAGTCCGCTTCCCGACAAGCGCCCGGCTCGCGTGCAACTCGACCGCGAGCAGATCATCGACGCCGCCCTGCGGATCGTGGATGCCGAGGGCGTCGAGGCGGTGAGCACCCGCCGGGTCGCCGCCGAGTTCGGCACCGGCCCGTCCAGCCTCTACGCGCACGTGTCCAACAAGGACGAGCTGTTGCGGCTGATGTTCGACCGGGTGTGCGGCGAGATCGACCTGCCCACGCCGGATCCGGCCCGCTGGGCGGAGCAGATCCGGCAGATGATGTGCCAGGTACACGAGGTCCTGCTGGGGCACAACGACCTGGCGCGGGTCGCGCTGGCCTCGATCCCCAACGGGCCCAACGCGCTGCGCTGCTCGGAGTGGATGATCGGGCTGCTGATCGAGGGCGGGGTGTCGCCGCGGACCGCGGCCTGGGCACTCGACCGGATCTTCCTCTACGTCACCACGGACGCTTACGAGATCTCCATCTGGGTCACCCAGCTGCGTCACCTGGAGCTGCCGCAGGACGAGGTGGAGAAGCAGGTCAAGGGCGAGATGGCGAAGCACTTCGAGGACCTGCCGGCCGACCGCTTCCCGTATCTGCGGACGCACGCGGCGGCGATGACCTCGGGCACCTCGCAGGAGCGCTTCGAGTTCGGCCTCGACCTGCTGATCGACGGACTGACGCGATCGGTCGGGAAGGGGTGA
- a CDS encoding rhodanese-like domain-containing protein: MTAAPPGSRGIAEILDEARTRLTRLDPLETAAAVRDGAVLIDIRPAAQRAEHGEIPGALIIERNVLEWRLDPRSDARLPFADSYDLPVIITCQEGYTSSLAAAALQDLGLHRATDLAGGFRAWQEAGLPTI; the protein is encoded by the coding sequence GTGACCGCGGCCCCGCCCGGCTCCCGCGGCATCGCCGAGATCCTCGACGAGGCCCGCACCCGGCTGACCCGGCTGGACCCGCTGGAGACCGCCGCCGCGGTCCGGGACGGCGCGGTGCTGATCGACATCCGGCCGGCCGCGCAGCGCGCCGAGCACGGTGAGATCCCCGGTGCCCTGATCATCGAGCGCAACGTGCTGGAGTGGCGGCTCGACCCGCGCAGCGACGCCCGCCTGCCGTTCGCCGACAGCTACGACCTTCCGGTGATCATCACCTGCCAGGAGGGTTACACCAGCAGCCTGGCCGCGGCCGCCTTGCAGGATCTCGGCCTGCATCGCGCCACCGACCTGGCCGGCGGTTTCCGGGCCTGGCAGGAGGCCGGCCTGCCGACGATCTGA
- a CDS encoding cysteine dioxygenase family protein has translation MPATAVRLDHLAIARQFANAPEGWVVPPRFDPVERWYHRLEVADDHEVWLLTWLPGQQTELHDHGGSAGAFQVFSGVLTEDTVSGPADAPRVTTRDLGEGAGRRFGSHHVHRIVNRGPDPAISIHVYGPALTSMTKYRLSPAGLETRTVERAGAQW, from the coding sequence ATGCCCGCCACCGCCGTCCGCCTCGACCACCTCGCCATCGCCCGGCAATTCGCCAACGCGCCCGAGGGGTGGGTGGTGCCGCCCCGCTTCGACCCGGTCGAGCGGTGGTACCACCGGCTGGAGGTGGCCGACGACCACGAGGTGTGGCTGCTCACCTGGCTGCCCGGACAGCAGACCGAACTGCACGACCACGGCGGCTCGGCCGGAGCGTTCCAGGTGTTCAGCGGCGTGCTCACCGAGGACACGGTCAGCGGCCCGGCGGACGCGCCCCGGGTCACCACCCGCGACCTCGGCGAGGGCGCCGGCCGCCGGTTCGGCAGCCACCACGTGCACCGGATCGTGAACCGCGGGCCCGACCCGGCGATCAGCATCCACGTGTACGGCCCCGCCCTGACCAGCATGACGAAGTACCGGCTGAGCCCGGCCGGCCTGGAGACCCGCACCGTCGAACGGGCCGGTGCCCAGTGGTGA
- a CDS encoding neprosin family prolyl endopeptidase has translation MLKSRRGLLAAGLSVAVIGAIGVASTLNAGAEQIPDAAPTASVAAAPADLIPPANLPWGQRPTRVKRGRDGANSRSLQAAGLSVAGPSEGDNGTPDPEYAPKGRSSRSSFLRTAKTSVVPPPEPSADPSAPASASASASASAPASADPSTTPGSTGPTVNFLYNVGAQAAVSDGAYINLTINKPKLAKQDYHTLAELAVQSADGNQIVEIGWNVDRVVNGDDDPHLFVYHWVNRQTSCYNGCGFVQYSKAVVPGDTLAVDQQKKFGIQFYNGGWWVAYDTEWVGYFPAKLWGDVSFTKSGLVQVFGEVAAASDKPCTEMGNGKKSDDTTSARIGSIAYVNGPTADLVVRSTSDFYTVNQLSNRTFRYGGPGSC, from the coding sequence GTGTTGAAGTCACGCCGCGGTCTGCTCGCCGCCGGCCTCAGCGTCGCGGTGATCGGCGCGATCGGAGTCGCCTCCACACTCAACGCGGGGGCCGAGCAGATCCCGGACGCGGCGCCCACGGCGAGTGTCGCCGCCGCGCCCGCCGACCTCATCCCGCCGGCCAACCTGCCGTGGGGGCAGCGCCCGACCCGGGTCAAGCGCGGCCGCGACGGGGCGAACAGCCGATCGCTGCAGGCCGCCGGGCTCAGCGTCGCCGGCCCGTCCGAGGGTGACAACGGCACCCCCGATCCGGAGTACGCGCCCAAGGGCCGCAGCTCCAGGTCCAGCTTCCTGCGCACCGCCAAGACGTCGGTGGTGCCGCCTCCCGAACCGTCCGCCGATCCGTCCGCACCGGCGTCCGCCTCGGCGTCCGCGTCCGCCTCCGCACCGGCCTCGGCCGACCCGTCGACGACCCCCGGGAGCACCGGCCCGACGGTGAACTTCCTCTACAACGTCGGCGCACAGGCCGCGGTCTCGGACGGCGCCTACATCAACCTGACGATCAACAAGCCGAAACTGGCCAAGCAGGATTACCACACCCTGGCCGAGCTGGCCGTGCAGTCCGCGGACGGCAACCAGATCGTCGAGATCGGGTGGAACGTCGACCGGGTGGTCAACGGCGACGACGACCCGCACCTGTTCGTCTACCACTGGGTCAACCGGCAGACGTCCTGCTACAACGGCTGCGGCTTCGTGCAGTACAGCAAGGCCGTGGTGCCCGGCGACACGCTCGCCGTCGACCAGCAGAAGAAATTCGGCATCCAGTTCTACAACGGCGGCTGGTGGGTGGCGTACGACACCGAGTGGGTCGGCTATTTCCCGGCCAAGCTCTGGGGCGACGTCTCGTTCACCAAGAGCGGTCTGGTCCAGGTCTTCGGCGAGGTGGCCGCCGCGTCCGACAAGCCGTGCACCGAGATGGGCAACGGCAAGAAGTCCGACGACACCACGTCGGCCCGGATCGGCAGCATCGCCTACGTCAACGGGCCGACCGCCGACCTGGTGGTCCGCAGCACCAGCGACTTTTACACGGTCAACCAGTTGAGCAACCGCACCTTCCGCTACGGCGGCCCCGGCAGCTGTTGA
- a CDS encoding sigma-70 family RNA polymerase sigma factor: MKRRVSSPDEQLMTALYTEHYAILINFVSRYVSDRHKAEDLVQETLLRAWKHIDHLDPEPGRTRSYLLTIARNVVTNAWRAEQRRPRLVSDETAVNSVPSADNVDQMVEGWLVAEAMERLSPEHRAVIQAMYYEGQSVADAARRLSVPEGTVKSRAYYAVRALRAVFEEMGMLRSGGAA, translated from the coding sequence ATGAAGCGACGGGTGAGCAGCCCCGACGAGCAACTGATGACCGCGCTCTACACGGAGCACTACGCAATTCTGATCAACTTCGTCTCGCGATACGTCTCGGACCGGCACAAAGCCGAGGACCTGGTCCAGGAGACGTTGCTGCGGGCGTGGAAGCACATCGACCACCTCGACCCCGAACCGGGACGAACCAGGTCATACCTGCTGACCATCGCCCGTAACGTGGTGACCAACGCATGGCGGGCGGAACAACGCCGGCCCCGGTTGGTCTCCGACGAGACCGCGGTCAACTCCGTGCCGTCGGCGGACAATGTGGATCAAATGGTGGAGGGCTGGCTGGTCGCGGAAGCGATGGAACGGCTCTCCCCGGAACACCGGGCGGTGATACAGGCCATGTATTACGAGGGACAGAGCGTGGCCGACGCGGCACGCCGGCTGTCGGTGCCGGAAGGCACGGTGAAATCGCGCGCCTACTACGCGGTGCGCGCACTCCGCGCCGTCTTCGAGGAGATGGGCATGCTGCGGAGCGGGGGTGCGGCATGA
- a CDS encoding zf-HC2 domain-containing protein translates to MSDLDEHDSLHRLLGGYLLGGLDEADTDRLDAHLHDCAECRAELDRLAPVPEMLQHLPDVRQLGGDLPPLTVAPAARPSPQNIENLLSRMRAERTHKTRMVRTRWLVAASVAVLAAGAIGYGVLVHDNDATTQQSPPLAAATITANFEPTAGGALHGQATLVKKAWGVSVSLNMTGMQGKAPFFCMVKRADGTMEQAAAWGETPEHTAKVDGASSVTATDVRAIVITDSDGKVLGTAPVT, encoded by the coding sequence ATGAGTGACCTTGACGAGCACGACAGCCTGCATCGTCTGCTCGGTGGCTATCTGCTGGGCGGTCTCGACGAGGCCGACACCGACCGGCTCGACGCGCACCTGCACGACTGCGCCGAATGCCGGGCCGAACTGGACCGGCTCGCACCGGTCCCGGAAATGCTGCAACACCTGCCGGACGTCCGGCAGCTGGGCGGTGATCTCCCGCCGCTCACGGTCGCTCCGGCCGCGCGGCCGAGTCCGCAGAACATCGAGAATCTGCTCAGCCGGATGCGGGCCGAGAGAACCCACAAGACCCGGATGGTGCGTACGCGGTGGCTGGTCGCCGCCTCGGTCGCCGTCCTGGCCGCCGGCGCCATCGGCTACGGCGTGCTGGTCCACGACAACGACGCCACCACCCAGCAGTCCCCGCCGCTCGCGGCCGCCACGATAACGGCGAACTTCGAACCGACCGCCGGCGGCGCCCTGCACGGCCAGGCCACCCTGGTCAAGAAGGCCTGGGGCGTTTCGGTATCGCTGAACATGACCGGAATGCAGGGCAAAGCCCCGTTCTTCTGCATGGTCAAACGAGCCGACGGCACCATGGAACAGGCCGCCGCCTGGGGTGAAACCCCCGAACACACCGCCAAGGTCGATGGCGCCAGCTCGGTGACCGCCACCGACGTCCGGGCGATCGTCATCACCGACAGCGACGGAAAAGTGCTGGGCACGGCGCCGGTCACCTAG
- a CDS encoding S66 peptidase family protein yields the protein MARELPKLRAGDRVAVLSPSFASPGLFPERHEQAIRRIRDDLGLEPVEFPTTRRLGASAADRAADLTAAFADPSIRAVFATIGGDDQITVLPHLDPAVFQADPKPFFGFSDNTNLLNWLWSHGIPAYHGGSTMMHLAQGDGIPPIHLASLRAALFTGGDLPITPIDTFSEEEIDWSDPRSLTDPLPTAPGPGWIWHQPTRVLTAPTWGGNLEILHWNLAADRWIRPVADYAGHILLLETSEEMPPAEEVFRILRNFGERGLLHQFPAALFATAKATVFTSPRPHPERQKYRDDQREAVLRAFATYHPTAMLTFGVDFGHTSPQWVLPYGGRLTVNGPARTITAHY from the coding sequence GTGGCGCGGGAGCTGCCGAAGCTTCGCGCCGGCGATCGGGTGGCGGTGTTGTCGCCGTCATTCGCCTCGCCAGGCCTCTTCCCGGAACGCCACGAGCAGGCGATCCGCCGCATCCGCGACGACCTCGGTCTGGAGCCGGTCGAGTTCCCCACCACCCGTCGCCTCGGCGCCTCAGCCGCCGACCGCGCCGCGGACCTGACCGCCGCCTTCGCGGACCCGTCGATCCGGGCCGTGTTCGCCACGATCGGGGGCGACGACCAGATCACCGTGCTGCCACACCTGGATCCGGCGGTGTTCCAGGCCGACCCGAAACCGTTCTTCGGCTTCTCCGACAACACCAACCTGCTGAACTGGCTGTGGTCGCACGGCATCCCGGCCTACCACGGCGGTTCCACGATGATGCACCTGGCCCAGGGCGACGGCATCCCGCCGATCCACCTGGCATCCCTGCGAGCCGCCCTGTTCACCGGCGGCGACCTGCCGATCACACCGATCGACACCTTCAGCGAGGAGGAGATCGACTGGTCGGATCCCCGGTCGCTGACGGACCCCCTGCCCACCGCCCCCGGCCCCGGCTGGATCTGGCACCAGCCGACCCGGGTGCTCACCGCCCCGACCTGGGGCGGCAACCTGGAGATCCTCCACTGGAACCTGGCCGCCGACCGCTGGATCCGCCCGGTCGCCGACTACGCCGGTCACATCCTGCTGCTGGAGACCTCGGAGGAGATGCCCCCCGCCGAGGAGGTCTTCCGAATCCTCCGCAACTTCGGCGAACGAGGCCTTCTGCACCAGTTCCCCGCCGCCCTGTTCGCCACCGCGAAGGCGACAGTCTTCACCAGCCCCCGCCCCCACCCGGAGCGCCAGAAGTACCGAGACGACCAGCGCGAGGCCGTCCTGCGAGCCTTCGCGACCTATCACCCCACAGCGATGCTCACCTTCGGCGTGGACTTCGGACACACCAGCCCCCAGTGGGTCCTCCCCTACGGCGGCCGCCTCACCGTCAACGGCCCCGCCCGGACCATCACCGCCCACTACTGA
- a CDS encoding DHA2 family efflux MFS transporter permease subunit: MEPAPHGTSAQLSSPVRYGTAAARRVLLATVLGSSLAFIDATVVNLALPELGRGLHASAAGLQWTVNGYALSLASLILVGGSLGDRFGRKRVFLAGVAWFALASLLCGLAPSIELLITARVLQGIGGALLTPGALAILEASFAPDDRARAIGAWSGLGGIGGALGPFLGGWLLQIGSWRLLFLINVPVAALVLWVAHRHVPESRDPAAARGFDIAGLLTGIVGLGGLTYGFTAWPAHGAGSPVVLIPLALGVLGMAAFVLAELRAPHPMVPPEIFRHRAFTGANLVTFLVYAANGGVFFLVVVNLQVVAGYPALAAGLSMLPITVIMLLLSARGGALGQRIGPRIPMTAGPLVCAAALLLMSTIGPHAPYATRVLPAVILFGLGLALLVAPLTATALGALDDAHAGIASGVNNAVARAAGLLAVAVLPLAAGLGSGSLTDAAALHPVYHHAMLLCAALMLAGSLTAFLTVPTRPPTTSSTPSPHSPDSADSTPTPAITAGRTPAIPHRSFCDPASPPIPPRDSHPIPSSPR, encoded by the coding sequence ATGGAACCGGCCCCGCACGGCACCTCCGCCCAGCTCAGCAGTCCTGTCCGGTACGGGACGGCCGCCGCGCGCCGGGTGCTGCTGGCCACCGTGCTCGGCTCCAGCCTGGCGTTCATCGACGCCACCGTGGTCAACCTGGCCCTGCCCGAGCTCGGCCGCGGCCTGCACGCCTCGGCCGCCGGTCTGCAGTGGACGGTGAACGGCTACGCCCTCTCCCTGGCCTCGCTGATCCTGGTCGGTGGCTCGCTCGGGGACCGCTTCGGCCGCAAGCGGGTCTTCCTGGCCGGTGTCGCGTGGTTCGCGCTCGCCTCGCTGCTCTGCGGCCTCGCCCCGAGCATCGAGCTGCTGATCACCGCCCGGGTCCTGCAGGGCATCGGCGGCGCCCTGCTCACCCCGGGCGCGCTGGCCATCCTGGAGGCGTCGTTCGCGCCCGATGACCGCGCCCGGGCGATCGGCGCCTGGTCCGGGCTGGGCGGCATCGGCGGCGCGCTCGGCCCGTTCCTCGGCGGCTGGCTGCTCCAGATCGGCAGCTGGCGCCTCCTGTTCCTGATCAACGTGCCGGTCGCCGCGCTGGTCCTCTGGGTCGCGCACCGCCACGTGCCGGAGTCCCGGGATCCGGCCGCGGCCCGTGGCTTCGACATCGCCGGCCTGCTCACCGGTATCGTCGGCCTGGGTGGCCTGACCTACGGCTTCACCGCCTGGCCGGCGCACGGCGCGGGCTCCCCGGTCGTGCTGATCCCGCTGGCGCTCGGCGTGCTCGGGATGGCCGCGTTCGTCCTGGCCGAGCTTCGCGCACCGCACCCGATGGTCCCCCCGGAGATCTTCCGGCACCGCGCCTTCACCGGCGCCAACCTGGTCACCTTCCTGGTCTACGCGGCGAACGGCGGCGTCTTCTTCCTGGTCGTGGTCAACCTGCAGGTCGTCGCCGGCTATCCCGCACTCGCCGCCGGCCTGTCCATGCTCCCGATCACCGTGATCATGCTCCTGCTCTCGGCGCGCGGTGGCGCACTGGGCCAACGGATCGGCCCGCGCATCCCGATGACCGCCGGCCCCCTGGTCTGCGCCGCCGCCCTGCTGTTGATGTCCACCATCGGCCCGCACGCGCCCTACGCCACCCGCGTCCTGCCCGCGGTCATCCTGTTCGGCCTCGGCCTGGCCCTGCTGGTCGCCCCGCTCACCGCCACCGCTCTCGGCGCCCTCGACGACGCCCACGCCGGCATCGCCTCCGGCGTCAACAACGCCGTCGCCCGCGCCGCCGGTCTCCTCGCCGTCGCCGTCCTACCCCTGGCCGCCGGCCTGGGCTCCGGCTCCCTGACCGACGCCGCCGCACTCCACCCCGTGTACCACCACGCCATGCTGCTCTGCGCCGCCCTGATGCTGGCCGGCTCCCTGACCGCCTTCCTCACCGTCCCCACCCGGCCACCCACCACGTCCTCCACCCCCAGCCCGCACTCCCCCGACAGCGCCGACTCCACCCCGACCCCGGCCATCACCGCCGGCCGCACCCCCGCCATCCCGCACCGCTCCTTCTGCGACCCCGCCTCTCCCCCCATCCCTCCCCGCGACAGCCACCCCATCCCCTCATCACCCCGCTGA
- a CDS encoding response regulator transcription factor, protein MYTVLIADDEIDHRDLLALALRRFGYHVVAASDAAEALEALTRGGIDAALIDVRMPGLSGIDLCRRIRCDPALDALPIMVISADVHHRQVTAALHAGADDYLTKPFARDELVARLGDLLRRPGTGTSRSTAASRVALAAARHAVPVAPVIRHQEVHVRHSA, encoded by the coding sequence GTGTACACCGTTCTCATCGCCGACGACGAGATCGACCATCGGGACCTGCTGGCCCTCGCCCTGCGCCGGTTCGGCTACCACGTGGTGGCCGCCTCGGACGCGGCCGAAGCCCTGGAGGCCCTGACCCGGGGCGGCATCGACGCCGCCCTGATCGACGTCCGGATGCCCGGCCTGTCCGGCATCGACCTGTGCCGCCGGATCCGCTGCGATCCCGCGCTGGACGCGTTACCGATCATGGTGATCAGCGCGGACGTGCACCACCGCCAGGTCACCGCGGCCCTGCACGCCGGGGCGGACGACTACCTGACGAAACCCTTCGCCCGGGACGAGCTGGTGGCCCGGCTGGGCGACCTGCTGCGCCGGCCGGGCACCGGGACGTCCCGCTCGACGGCCGCGTCCCGGGTCGCGCTGGCCGCCGCCCGGCACGCGGTCCCGGTGGCGCCGGTCATCCGTCATCAGGAGGTCCACGTTCGACACAGCGCTTGA